The proteins below are encoded in one region of Flavobacterium nackdongense:
- a CDS encoding GH39 family glycosyl hydrolase, whose protein sequence is MNRLKKIVLCALVIVSTASWAQKKESKWVAPRIVAADMNAVSGPTKTGWRKCVGAGRANEGLRADWQEQLKKVKKDIGFENIRMHGLLHDDMGVYFEEKKGKPTYNWQYIDQLYDFLVSINVKPFVELSFMPKDLASGPETVFWWKGNITPPKDYDKWYNLIKALTEHFTERYGAEEVKTWYFEVWNEPNHPAFLKGTQDDYFKMYDYTAKAIKAVNKDYKVGGPASAGNAWVSEIIAYCDKQNVPIDFIATHTYSVIKGTFDETGKTGIQFNPDPMAVTKDVINSRKLIQESTKPNLELHYTEWSSSFSSSDPIHDTYQSAAFILDKIKGTENFANSMSYWTFTDIFEEKGPRATPFHGGFGLLNYQSIKKPAYYAYQFLNKLGATEIKSSDNATWVCKNNKGDIQSLIWDFTITQPEDKVFNSVYYKRDLPAKPKGTVQLKYNNVAEGKYQLSIVKVGYQSNDLYGSYMKMGSPNQLTKKQVEQLSNENTGTPIINEVVEVKKDKIFNYQLPMRENDVYFVNLEKL, encoded by the coding sequence ATGAACCGCTTAAAAAAAATTGTTCTTTGTGCATTAGTCATAGTATCTACGGCTAGTTGGGCGCAAAAAAAAGAATCTAAATGGGTGGCACCTCGTATAGTCGCCGCCGATATGAATGCTGTTTCTGGCCCTACAAAAACAGGTTGGCGTAAATGCGTTGGTGCTGGACGAGCTAACGAAGGCTTGCGTGCCGATTGGCAAGAACAATTAAAAAAAGTAAAAAAGGACATTGGTTTCGAAAACATTCGAATGCACGGTTTGTTGCACGACGATATGGGCGTTTATTTTGAGGAAAAAAAAGGCAAACCAACTTACAACTGGCAATATATTGATCAACTCTATGATTTCTTAGTTAGCATTAATGTAAAACCATTTGTAGAATTGTCGTTTATGCCCAAAGATTTGGCTAGTGGACCAGAAACTGTTTTTTGGTGGAAAGGGAATATAACGCCGCCAAAAGATTATGATAAATGGTACAATTTAATCAAAGCCTTGACGGAACATTTTACGGAACGCTATGGAGCGGAAGAAGTAAAAACTTGGTATTTCGAAGTTTGGAACGAACCAAATCATCCCGCTTTTTTAAAAGGTACTCAAGACGACTACTTCAAGATGTATGACTATACAGCCAAAGCCATTAAGGCGGTCAACAAGGACTACAAAGTGGGTGGCCCTGCTAGTGCGGGTAACGCCTGGGTTTCTGAAATTATTGCCTATTGCGACAAACAAAATGTGCCAATCGATTTTATTGCAACACATACCTATTCTGTTATCAAAGGGACTTTTGATGAAACCGGAAAAACAGGAATTCAATTTAATCCCGATCCTATGGCGGTTACCAAAGATGTTATCAATTCTAGAAAATTGATTCAAGAATCTACAAAACCCAATTTAGAATTGCATTATACCGAGTGGAGCAGCTCGTTTTCGTCTAGTGATCCTATTCATGATACCTATCAGTCGGCTGCTTTTATTTTGGATAAAATTAAAGGCACGGAGAATTTTGCCAACTCAATGTCGTATTGGACATTTACCGATATTTTTGAAGAAAAAGGTCCTAGAGCTACTCCATTTCACGGAGGATTCGGCTTGCTGAATTACCAATCCATCAAAAAACCAGCCTATTATGCCTATCAATTTTTGAATAAATTAGGAGCAACGGAAATCAAAAGTTCCGACAATGCTACATGGGTTTGTAAAAACAATAAAGGCGATATTCAATCCCTGATTTGGGATTTTACCATCACGCAGCCCGAAGACAAAGTGTTCAATTCGGTCTATTACAAACGGGATCTTCCTGCTAAACCAAAAGGTACAGTTCAGTTGAAATACAACAATGTAGCAGAAGGTAAATACCAACTTTCTATCGTAAAAGTAGGCTATCAAAGCAATGACTTGTATGGTTCATATATGAAAATGGGGTCTCCTAATCAATTGACTAAAAAACAAGTAGAACAGTTAAGCAACGAAAATACGGGTACACCAATTATCAATGAAGTGGTTGAAGTTAAGAAAGATAAAATTTTTAATTATCAATTACCGATGCGAGAAAACGACGTCTATTTTGTCAATCTGGAGAAATTATAA
- a CDS encoding alpha-L-fucosidase, giving the protein MKNIFILLVTICMGLKLQAQTSAIPAKMEWWSDAKFGMFIHWGLYSQAAGYWKGHKAKGGGQLMLNEKIPLEEYSKIALDFKPIKFDAENWVLLAKNAGQKYIVITAKHHDGFSMFNSPSSKYNIKVCTPYAKDPIKDLADACHKHGIKFGFYYSLGRDWEDPDVPTNWPTKGARSNLVDYPNEDQKVFNRYFERKVKPQIKELLTQYGTIDILWFDTPEMISPTESKELLTIINTIQPNCIINSRIGNNLGDYKVLEQKIGNTIQTTPWESCVTISKDWGYVKYDSVYKSPELITRHLLETVAKGGNYLLNVAPTGLGEITQPARERLETIGKWMLQNGVGIYGTRPWKIDREILDKTTTEMVSIVKETENEMKDGVKDITPKLITADVRFLSKGNSLIAFVSSYKNKTVVIKSLATAAFQPIKKVEPIGYKIKVKWKQTPEGLLIDMPSFSIPEIPIVGFKII; this is encoded by the coding sequence ATGAAAAATATTTTTATTTTATTAGTTACAATTTGTATGGGTTTGAAACTACAAGCTCAAACATCGGCTATACCTGCAAAAATGGAATGGTGGAGTGATGCAAAATTTGGAATGTTTATTCATTGGGGGTTGTATTCGCAGGCCGCTGGCTATTGGAAAGGGCATAAGGCGAAAGGAGGCGGTCAATTAATGTTGAATGAGAAAATTCCATTGGAAGAGTATTCCAAAATTGCATTGGACTTTAAGCCCATAAAATTCGATGCCGAAAACTGGGTTTTATTGGCTAAAAATGCTGGTCAGAAATATATTGTTATTACAGCAAAGCACCACGATGGTTTTTCTATGTTCAATTCTCCATCAAGTAAGTACAATATTAAGGTTTGTACACCTTATGCCAAAGATCCTATAAAAGATTTGGCAGATGCTTGCCATAAACACGGAATTAAATTTGGTTTTTACTACTCGCTTGGGCGGGATTGGGAAGACCCTGATGTGCCTACAAATTGGCCAACAAAAGGAGCACGTAGTAATTTAGTAGATTATCCAAATGAAGATCAAAAAGTTTTTAACAGGTACTTTGAAAGAAAAGTAAAGCCACAGATAAAAGAACTTCTCACACAGTACGGAACTATTGATATTCTATGGTTTGATACCCCTGAAATGATCAGTCCGACTGAAAGCAAAGAACTTCTAACCATTATTAATACAATCCAACCAAATTGTATAATAAACAGTAGAATAGGTAATAATCTTGGCGATTATAAAGTACTGGAACAAAAAATTGGCAATACTATTCAAACCACACCTTGGGAATCGTGTGTTACGATAAGCAAAGATTGGGGGTATGTTAAATATGATAGTGTTTACAAATCGCCCGAATTGATTACACGTCATTTGCTAGAGACTGTGGCAAAAGGAGGAAATTATCTGCTAAATGTTGCCCCAACAGGTCTCGGAGAAATAACCCAACCAGCTCGCGAACGATTGGAGACCATAGGTAAATGGATGTTACAAAACGGTGTTGGGATTTATGGAACTCGTCCTTGGAAAATAGATAGAGAAATTCTAGATAAAACCACTACAGAAATGGTAAGCATCGTGAAAGAAACTGAAAATGAAATGAAAGACGGGGTGAAAGATATAACACCAAAGTTAATCACTGCTGATGTACGATTCTTATCTAAAGGGAATAGTTTGATAGCTTTTGTATCCAGTTACAAAAATAAAACAGTTGTGATTAAATCCTTGGCGACGGCTGCTTTTCAGCCTATAAAAAAAGTGGAACCTATTGGTTACAAAATAAAGGTAAAATGGAAACAAACTCCTGAAGGATTACTAATTGATATGCCTTCATTTTCTATACCAGAAATACCTATTGTTGGATTTAAAATAATATAA
- a CDS encoding glycoside hydrolase family 31 protein, with the protein MNTFKIRGILSLIIMFPALLLAQTFDNIDQGIQLQTLGMNVRIEFYTPSIVRVHKTLQSENFNNPTYVIHQPKQTTKVAVEKKEGFIYLSSAQLTLKVNPKTGSIEFLKSNGSNLLLDKDYGTNFSNILAGGKPFYKMRSEFLLEKDEAIYGLGQILDNKLNRRDSQHHLQNENMHTTSPYFMSIKGYGVYMDNYSISDFEDNKQGLSFECLGKAVDYYFMYGGNADGVVSQIRWLTGKTPMLPLWAYGFFQSKERYKTQDESVEVVKKLRSLKIPIDGIIQDWRYWPEHVNDSVWNSHSFDAKRFPDPLKWIDEVHKLNTKLMIVAWPAIGPLSPQWKPFKEQNLILNFDSYPKTSGARPYDVYNPKGIEMYWQSLNKGIYSYMKNDAWWLDSTEPDHMNVKPEDFEVPTFAGPYKTVKNAYSLLHNKGIATNQLATNPQDRVVILTRSGFLGQQKYGSITWSGDVRSTWENLEKQVPASLNFSLMGLPYWNSDIGGFQAFDWKKSGGTKSPEYQELYLRWMQFGLFSTMMRSHGTGLPREIWNFGQKGEWCYDGQEQCINLRYSLLPYIYSTSWDVSAHDGTFMRALFMDFPEDKKTHDLGTQFLFGKSIMVAPVTKYNVQNWEVYLPKGADWFDYWTNEKVVGGTSINRAVDKVTIPLYIKAGSIIPFGPKVQYATEKKWDNLVLKVYPGADGSFTLYEDEFENNNYQKGAYSEIPMTWNEKEQTLTVGERKGKYKGMLTKRQFTVKTNTGAEKVVSYTGKEVKVKL; encoded by the coding sequence ATGAATACATTTAAAATCAGAGGCATTCTAAGCCTCATTATTATGTTTCCGGCCCTATTGTTGGCGCAAACATTTGACAACATCGACCAAGGCATTCAATTGCAAACCTTAGGAATGAATGTTCGGATTGAATTTTACACCCCAAGTATTGTTCGCGTACATAAAACCTTGCAATCCGAAAATTTCAACAATCCGACTTATGTCATCCACCAACCAAAACAAACGACAAAAGTAGCTGTCGAGAAAAAAGAAGGTTTTATATATCTTAGTTCTGCTCAATTGACCCTAAAAGTCAATCCGAAAACTGGAAGCATTGAATTTCTGAAATCAAACGGAAGCAATCTATTGCTCGACAAAGATTATGGAACTAATTTCTCGAATATTTTGGCGGGCGGTAAACCCTTTTACAAAATGCGAAGCGAATTTTTGTTAGAAAAGGACGAAGCTATTTATGGTTTAGGACAAATTTTAGACAATAAACTCAACCGTCGTGACTCGCAACACCATCTGCAAAACGAAAATATGCACACGACTTCGCCCTATTTTATGTCCATCAAAGGCTATGGAGTGTATATGGATAATTATTCTATTTCCGATTTTGAAGACAACAAACAAGGCTTGTCTTTTGAATGTTTGGGTAAAGCGGTAGATTATTATTTTATGTACGGCGGAAATGCTGATGGTGTAGTTTCGCAAATCCGTTGGTTGACCGGAAAAACGCCTATGTTACCATTATGGGCTTATGGTTTTTTTCAAAGTAAAGAAAGATACAAAACTCAGGACGAAAGTGTGGAAGTGGTTAAAAAATTGCGCAGTTTGAAAATCCCCATCGATGGTATTATTCAAGATTGGAGATATTGGCCGGAACACGTAAACGATAGCGTTTGGAACTCGCATAGTTTTGATGCCAAACGTTTTCCAGATCCTTTGAAATGGATTGATGAAGTACATAAATTGAACACCAAATTGATGATTGTGGCTTGGCCAGCTATTGGTCCTTTGAGTCCACAATGGAAGCCCTTCAAAGAACAAAATTTGATTTTGAATTTTGATTCCTATCCTAAAACCAGTGGTGCGAGACCTTATGATGTGTACAATCCAAAAGGAATTGAAATGTATTGGCAATCACTCAATAAAGGAATTTATTCTTATATGAAAAATGATGCTTGGTGGTTGGATTCTACCGAACCCGATCATATGAATGTAAAACCCGAAGATTTTGAAGTCCCTACTTTTGCGGGGCCCTATAAAACGGTTAAAAATGCGTATTCACTCTTGCATAACAAAGGAATTGCCACCAATCAATTGGCGACAAATCCGCAGGATCGTGTAGTTATTTTGACTCGTTCTGGATTTTTAGGACAACAAAAATATGGCTCTATTACTTGGAGTGGCGATGTGCGATCCACTTGGGAAAATCTTGAAAAACAAGTACCAGCGTCTTTAAACTTCTCTTTGATGGGACTTCCGTATTGGAATTCGGATATTGGAGGTTTCCAAGCTTTCGACTGGAAAAAATCTGGCGGAACAAAAAGTCCAGAATATCAGGAATTATACCTTCGTTGGATGCAATTCGGATTGTTTTCTACAATGATGCGCAGCCACGGAACAGGATTGCCACGTGAAATATGGAATTTTGGTCAAAAGGGCGAATGGTGTTACGATGGTCAGGAACAATGCATCAACTTACGCTACAGTTTATTACCTTATATTTATAGTACTTCTTGGGATGTGAGTGCACACGATGGCACTTTTATGCGTGCTTTGTTTATGGATTTTCCTGAGGATAAAAAAACACACGATTTAGGCACTCAATTTTTGTTTGGTAAATCCATTATGGTAGCTCCTGTGACCAAATATAATGTGCAAAATTGGGAAGTATACCTTCCGAAAGGAGCCGATTGGTTTGACTATTGGACCAACGAAAAAGTAGTTGGTGGAACAAGCATCAATCGTGCAGTTGACAAAGTGACGATTCCATTGTACATCAAAGCGGGAAGTATTATTCCATTTGGACCTAAAGTACAATACGCAACCGAGAAAAAATGGGACAATTTGGTACTAAAAGTATATCCAGGTGCTGATGGTAGTTTTACTTTATACGAAGATGAATTTGAAAACAACAATTACCAAAAAGGAGCGTATTCTGAAATTCCGATGACTTGGAACGAAAAAGAGCAAACTTTAACTGTCGGAGAACGCAAAGGAAAATACAAAGGAATGTTGACTAAACGTCAGTTTACTGTGAAAACCAATACGGGAGCTGAAAAAGTAGTTTCATACACTGGGAAAGAAGTAAAAGTGAAATTATAG
- a CDS encoding glycoside hydrolase family 95 protein codes for MKSIVVLKILVILLFTLGCFAQMPLKKYELRYTTPASNSNEGWEDLSLPLGNGYFGVNVFGGVATERLQLSEKSMYMRDTTQTNSSYKTIALTNFGETYIEFPHAAKEVTHYERKLDIRNARATVSYTYQGVDYKRELFTSYPDKVMVVKISASTPGKVNFTLRPKHIFLGSMRQGTVKAANDRITMSGVLEPYKLLFEAQYRVKNYGGTISSQNDTNGTNGIITVQNADTAVIVMALATNYVLSPAVLEGDNKDTFTIVNKLKDQPNPNLQISKIVDSAFALNYEQLFKNHLEDYSALFSRVSIELGEKNAETTTDKLLADYKNGNESRYLEELYFQYGRYLLISSSRKGTLPANLQGTWNALHAAPWTGGYWLNINYQMNYWPAFQTNLAETFTPYLDYIEASVPSGHSRGSELVKKYNSKNFSEEKGACGWTIGTGNSPYKNSNPGPTSGFGTGPFVCQSIWDYYEFTKDIAVLKRIYPTIKGSSDFTSRIVREIPEFKNLLLCSPSWSPESQYFSGPNTKKYIDIPGTAYDQQLIYQGHLNTIAAAKILGIDAKMVQLLEKQLPLLDPVQIGTSGQVKEFRTENEYSEFGDPAHRHISQLIGLFPGTIINETTPKWLEAAKVTLTKRGDRATGWSVAYKMNMWARAKDGNHAYTLYQNLLKFNTKNNLWDTHPPFQIDGNLGGTAGVAEMLLQSHAGYIEPLAALPDSWKTGSYEGLMARGNFQIAAQWSEKKLSQLKIKSNAGEVCRIFYPKIEKSKLKSTTGKVLHFKKEKNNLISFETIQGQEYIFEL; via the coding sequence ATGAAATCAATAGTAGTTTTAAAAATACTGGTTATTTTACTTTTTACACTTGGTTGTTTTGCACAAATGCCTCTCAAAAAGTATGAACTCCGATACACAACACCCGCTTCCAATTCAAATGAAGGTTGGGAGGACTTGTCCTTGCCTTTAGGAAATGGATATTTTGGGGTGAATGTCTTTGGAGGCGTTGCAACCGAAAGACTGCAACTCAGTGAAAAGAGTATGTATATGCGGGACACCACCCAAACGAATTCTTCATACAAAACAATCGCTTTAACCAATTTTGGTGAAACGTATATTGAATTTCCACATGCTGCAAAGGAGGTAACCCACTACGAGCGAAAACTAGATATCCGAAATGCTAGAGCCACGGTAAGCTATACTTATCAAGGCGTAGACTACAAACGCGAACTCTTTACCAGCTATCCCGACAAGGTGATGGTTGTAAAAATTTCCGCTTCGACTCCAGGAAAAGTAAACTTTACACTCCGACCTAAACATATTTTTCTGGGATCAATGCGACAAGGTACCGTAAAGGCCGCAAACGACAGAATTACAATGTCAGGAGTTTTAGAACCCTATAAACTTCTTTTTGAAGCCCAATACCGAGTTAAAAATTATGGTGGAACCATTTCGTCACAGAATGATACAAATGGTACCAACGGAATCATAACCGTTCAAAATGCCGATACAGCAGTAATTGTAATGGCGTTAGCCACCAATTATGTGTTGTCGCCTGCGGTTTTGGAAGGAGATAATAAAGATACTTTCACGATAGTAAACAAACTAAAAGACCAACCCAATCCTAACCTTCAAATTTCAAAAATTGTTGATTCTGCCTTTGCGCTGAATTACGAACAATTATTTAAAAATCACCTTGAAGATTACAGCGCACTTTTTTCAAGAGTTTCCATAGAATTAGGCGAAAAAAATGCAGAAACCACAACCGATAAACTATTAGCAGATTATAAAAACGGAAATGAAAGCCGCTATCTGGAAGAACTCTATTTTCAGTATGGTCGGTATTTATTAATTTCATCTTCCCGAAAAGGAACACTTCCAGCAAATTTACAAGGCACTTGGAATGCGCTTCACGCTGCCCCTTGGACCGGCGGATATTGGTTGAACATCAATTATCAAATGAATTATTGGCCTGCATTTCAAACAAACTTAGCCGAAACGTTTACGCCCTACTTGGATTATATAGAAGCTTCAGTGCCCTCGGGTCACAGCAGAGGTTCCGAACTTGTGAAGAAATACAATTCCAAAAATTTTTCGGAGGAGAAAGGCGCTTGTGGATGGACTATTGGCACCGGAAATAGCCCTTATAAAAATAGTAATCCTGGTCCTACATCTGGTTTTGGTACTGGCCCCTTTGTGTGTCAATCTATTTGGGATTATTATGAATTTACAAAAGACATAGCGGTCTTAAAAAGAATTTATCCCACTATTAAAGGGTCGAGTGATTTTACATCCCGCATCGTTCGCGAAATTCCTGAATTTAAAAATTTGCTATTGTGCAGTCCGTCTTGGTCTCCTGAAAGTCAGTATTTTTCAGGTCCAAATACCAAAAAATACATAGATATTCCCGGAACCGCTTACGATCAACAATTAATTTATCAAGGTCATTTAAACACCATTGCAGCCGCAAAAATACTCGGGATTGATGCGAAAATGGTCCAATTGCTTGAGAAACAACTTCCACTACTGGATCCTGTACAAATCGGTACATCGGGACAAGTAAAAGAATTTAGAACTGAAAACGAATACAGTGAGTTCGGTGATCCTGCCCACCGTCATATTTCACAGTTGATTGGTTTATTTCCTGGTACGATAATCAACGAGACAACACCAAAATGGCTAGAAGCGGCAAAAGTAACCCTCACGAAAAGAGGAGACAGAGCCACAGGATGGTCGGTAGCATATAAAATGAACATGTGGGCTAGAGCCAAAGATGGAAATCACGCATACACTCTTTATCAGAATCTGCTGAAATTCAACACCAAAAATAACCTTTGGGACACCCACCCACCTTTTCAAATTGATGGCAATTTAGGAGGTACTGCAGGAGTTGCAGAAATGCTGTTACAAAGCCACGCGGGATATATTGAACCCTTAGCCGCTCTGCCGGACTCGTGGAAAACGGGATCCTACGAAGGACTAATGGC